A stretch of the Mobula hypostoma chromosome 19, sMobHyp1.1, whole genome shotgun sequence genome encodes the following:
- the avpi1 gene encoding transcriptional and immune response regulator, producing the protein MEPYPAPCPVCPAWFGSRWERKTRKKASANIFQGVNLGQMQALFRKSGDENAEERARIIWEREKHGDQDFTQALMELKSKKTQLFFQHNKTGAEFLGLIWVKAFNKLRIRDGDWGCEYEPNGVVERSQRSKIKRKRLITKRSLRNLL; encoded by the exons ATGGAGCCCTACCCTGCTCCGTGCCCCGTCTGCCCGGCATGGTTTGGAAGCAGGTGGGAGCGCAAAACCAGGAAGAAGGCATCGGCCAACATCTTCCAAGGCGTGAATCTGGGACAGATGCAAGCGCTGTTCAGGAAAAGCGGCGACGAGAACGCCGAGGAGAGAGCCAGGATCATCTGGGAGAGAGAAAAGCACGGGGACCAGGACTTTACCCAGGCTCTGATGGAGCTGAAATCGAAGAAGACCCAGCTCTTTTTCCAGCACAATAAAACTGGCGCAGAGTTCTTGGGACTGATTTGGGTGAAAGCCTTTAACAAACTGCG CATCAGGGATGGAGATTGGGGTTGTGAATACGAACCCAACGGCGTCGTGGAGCGGTCGCAGAGAAGCAAGATTAAGCGAAAGCGATTAATCACAAAGAGGTCGCTCAGGAACCTGCTGTAA